AAGCGAGATAAGAGAAAAGTTCATAGGCCTATTAAGAAGATACGAAAGCGAATATCATAATCTTGTAGCCGAGCACATAGAAAAACACTTAAGAGCGCTCGGCTTAAGCGCAGGGAGGTGAGAAAAATGATAACGGTTTTACAGTTTGGAGAAGGGAATTTCATAAGAGCGTTCTTTGACTGGATGCTTCAAAAGATAAACGAAAGGACCGGAACGAAAAATGAGGTGTTTTTGATTCAACCAATACCAGAAGGAAGACTCGAAAATATACTTAAGGCAGGGGGAAAATACCACGTTCTCCTAAGAGGATATGAGAATGGAGAGTATAAAGAGGTTCTCGATCGCGTTGAGGTCATAAAAGATGGTGTAAATCCCTTTAAAGATTACTCAAAATTGCTTGAAGCAGGGAAAATACCTGAGCTAAAGGTAGTTGTTTCCAACACGACAGAGGCAGGAATATTCTACAGAAAGATGGAAAAGGCGGAAAACTACCCATCGATGTTAGCGGAAATACTATACGAAAGGTTTAAAAACAACTTGTCTCCCCTTTATATACTACCATTAGAACTTATAGAAAATAACGGAGACAAATTAAAAGAATGCATAATCAAATATGCGAAAGATTGGAACTATCCCAAGGGCTTTTTCGACTACCTTGAAAGCTGTAAGTTCTACAACACACTTGTCGATAGGATAGTGCCAGGCTTTCCTAAGGAGGCAGCTGAAGAGATCTTCAAGAAAATAGGAGAGAAAGACGAGAACTTAACGAGCGGAGAGCTTTTCCACCTCTTCGTCATTCAAGGAGATCCCTCCATTTTTGAGATCCTTCCCTTCGATAAAGCAGGGTTAAACGTTATACTAACCGATAATTTAAAGTTTTATAGAGATCGAAAGGTGCGAATATTAAACGGATGCCACACATCTATGGTACCTGTGGGGCTTCTAAACGGCATAGAGTATGTGAAAGACTTCGCAGAGCATGAAAAATTCGGCAGATGGCTATATGAGCTGGCTCATGATGAAATCGTTCGAGCTTTCTCAGATAATGATGAGACTCACAAATACGCAGATGAAGTCCTCCAGAGGTTCAAAAATCCCGCCTTAAAGCACAGCCTGCGAAGCATAGCCCTTAATTCCATAAGCAAGATGAACACGAGGGTGCGCCCAACGCTCGAGGACTACTACCATAAGTTCGGAAAGCTACCTCCAAGAATAACGGAGGGAATCGCTCACATGGTCGAACTCTATGACTGTGATGGTATTAAGGAGCTTCCGGGAGGACCACTAAAGCTATCAGATTTCAGTGAACTTAAGGGACACGATACGGAAAGCATTATCGAAAGCTTTTTCCCCAACCTCGAGGGCAAGCTAAAGAGGGAGGTGCTTACCACCATTGAAAAAATACGTAAAGCTTGGAAGCGAGGATAATGTAGTCGTCGCATTAGTAGAAGTAAGAAAGGGGGAAAAAATCCTTGAGAACATCATCGCAATAGAGGATATCCCGGCGGGACACAAAGTTGCGATAAAGGAGATATCAGCAGGTGAGAAGATAATCAAATATGATCATCCCATAGGAATCGCAACGTGCAAGATAAAGCCTGGTGAATGGGTACATGTACATAACCTTAAAACCACGTTAACCCCAGAGTGGAAGCCGAGATGGATCAAAGTAAGGAAGATAAAGCTAACCGATGTTAAACACCCTTCAAGAACCTTTATGGGATATCTCAGGGAAAGTGGAGAAGCGGGAACAAGAAACGAAATCTGGGTAATTCCCACCGTTGGATGCATAAACGGAATCCTGAGAAAAATCATTACAGATATTAAAAAGCCAGAATGGATAGACGATATCAAAGTTCTATCTCACCCCTACGGTTGCTCCCAGCTCGGGGGAGATCTCGAGCTGACCAGAGACATTCTCGCAGGGCTTGCGAGAAATCCAAATGCAGGGGGTGTACTGATCGTTGGACTTGGTTGCGAAAACCTTCAAATAGATACATTGAAAGAAAAGCTCCTCGGACATCCAAACATAGCATTTGCCACCCTTCAAGACATTGAGGATGAGTTTCATACCATTCAGAGTATCTTAAGCGAGCTTATGGAAAAGGCAAAAGCAGAGAGAAAAGAATGCCCCTTAAGCGCCCTCACCGTAGGGGTTAAGTGCGGAGGAAGCGACTCCTTCTCAGGGTTAACTGCAAATCCTCTTGTAGGTAAGCTCGCAGACTATCTCGTTCACCACGGTGGAACGATTCTGATGTCAGAGATACCGGAAATATTCGGAGCAGAGGACACGATAATATCGAGGATAGAGGATGAAGAAACGTACGAAAAGTTCGTGAAAACGATAAACTGGTTCAGAGACTACTATACGAGATACGGACAACCAATTTACGAAAATCCCTCACCGGGAAACATAAAAGGAGGTATAACGACTCTCGAGGAAAAATCCCTCGGAGCGGTGAAAAAGAGCGGTAGCGGAACGGTGAGCGACGTGCTTCGATATGGAGAAACAGCTAAAAAAAGCGGAGTAAATATAGTATTTGGTCCCGGGAACGATCTCGTTTCATCCACCGCATTGGCGGGAAGCGGAGCAACGATTATACTCTTTACCACGGGAAGAGGCACTCCATACGGAACCGTGGTTCCAACCGTCAAGATATCGAGCAATTCCAGTCTGTATGAGAGGAAAGCAAACTGGATAGACTTTAACGCTGGGAAGATAGCAGAAGGCGCGGATACAGAAGAGGTTTTAAGCGAGCTCATCAAGCTCGTCATAAGCGTAGCGAGCGGGGAGAAAACGAAAAGTGAGAAAAACGGTTTTCACGAAATAGCCATTTTCAAAGACGGGGTGATACTATGATGGTCATCGAGTTGATAGGAAAGGAAGGAATAGTAGCAGTATTAAGAGCAGATTCTCCAGAAAAATGCGTTAAGCTCGCCAGAGAAGTATTCGAGGGAGGGATAAAGATAATAGAAATAACCTTTACCGTCCCCGAAGCAGATAAGGTTATCTCGAGAGTGGCCGAAGAGCTTAAAGACGCTATCGTAGGTGCGGGAACGGTCTTAAATGCAGAAAACTGCAAAAAGGCAATTCAAGCAGGAGCCCGCTTTATAGTAAGTCCGCATCTCTCTGAGAAGATAGCAGAAACAGCGAGCGTGCCATACATACCCGGCATAATGACCCCCACCGAATATGTAAGAGCTAAGGAGCTTGGATGCGAAGTTGTAAAAATATTCCCCGGAAGCGTGCTCAAACCCACTTTTATAAAGAGCATGAGAGGACCTTTCCCGGAGTTTAAGGCAATTCCAACAGGTGGGGTCAGCTTAGATAACCTTGAAGAATGGTTCTCAGCGGGAGCCTTTGCGGTAGGAGTGGGATCAAACCTGACGAAGAAGGGAAATCCTAAGGAAAACGCGAGACTTTTCATAGAGAAGATAAGGAGGTGTAGAAAATGAGCAAGGTCATAACATTCGGGGAGATAATGCTTAGGCTAAGCCCTCCAAATCACAAAAGGATATTCAACGCTACAGAATTTGAAATTAACTATGGAGGAGCAGAAGCCAACGTGGCATCATCACTGGCTCAGCTCGGATTAGATGCTTATTTCGTAACAAAGCTTCCGGAAAACGAGATAGGAAGAGCGGTCTTAGGGCACCTAAGAAGATTTAACGTAAAGACAGATTATATAGCCGTTGGAGGAGAACGTCTTGGAATATATTTTCTTGAAATAGGAGCTTCTCAACGCCCTTCAAAGGTAATCTACGATAGGAAAGGCTCTGCTTTCTCACAGTCCAAGCCGGATGATTACAACTGGGATGAAATATTTGAAGGAGCAAGCTGGTTCCACTTCACGGGCATAACCCCAGCTCTCGGCGGAGATCTTCCAGAAATATTGCTTGAAGCATTAAAAAAGGCCAAGGAAAAGGGCATAACAACAAGCTGTGATCTTAATTACAGAAAGAATCTCTGGAGTCCTGAAAAAGCCAACGAGGTAATGAGCGAGCTGATCGAATACGTTGACATAGCCTTAGGAAACGAAGAGGACGCCGAAAAGGTCTTTGGGATAAAGTCTGAAAACACCGATTTCGCCACTGGAAAGCTCAATAGAGAGGGATACATAGAGGTAGCAAAGAAGCTAAAGGAACGCTTTAACCTTAAAGCCGTTGCCATAACTTTAAGAGAAAGCATCTCGGCTACCGTAAACGAGTGGTCCGCTCTGCTCTTTGAGGAAGGCACACCATACTTTTCGCGCAAGTATAGAATAGATTATATCGTGGACAGGGTGGGAGGAGGCGACTCCTTCGCGGCAGGGCTGATATACGGGTTTATCAAGGAAATGCCTCCTCAAGAAAAGGTTAACTTCGCGGTTGCTCTCTCCTGCTGGAAGCACACCATACCTGGAGACTTCAACGTCTTTGCAGCATCCGAGATATCCAAGCTTGCAAGCGGATACACATCAGGAAGGGTGGAGAGATAAAGGAGGAATGAGAATTGCCGATAAAGAGGAAGACGAGCAAATCCGGACTTGTAGAGGTCGTCAAACGCGGAGAATTGAAATATGAACACTTCTTGGTCTTCAAGGGAAAGGGAGAAGAAAGTGTCAGGCTCAAAAGCGATGACGAAGAAGCAGTAGTTGTGCTTCTCTCAGGCATGATGAAAGTGGAAGTGGACAAAAAAAGCTTTAACACCGGATATAGAAAAGATGTTTTTTCATCAAATGCATGGGCAGTATATATCCCCCCAAGAAGAGAATTCAAAATAACAGCTCTTATGGACTCGGAAATAGCCATAGCTTTCGCGTTTGCAAGCACAGGCGTGGAGCCCTTCATGGTAAAACCTGAAGAAGTCAAAACGAGAAGCGTAGGAATATGGAACTGGAGAAGAGACGTTAAAGACATAATAGACTTACGCTACGGTGCAGAAAGGCTCCTCGTTGGCGAAACGCTAAACCCTCCTGGAAACTGGTCAAGCTGGCCTCCGCACAAGCATGACGAGGACAACTTTCCAGTAGAGGTAAAAACGGAAGAAATATATTACTTTAAGATAAAGCCGCCAACCGGCTTTGGCATTCAGAGAATTTACGATAAAAAGGGTCTTGAGGAAGTTCACGTAGTATTTGATGGGGATACAACCTTACTTCCTCGAGGATACCATCCCGTAGTCGCGGCACCCGGCTACAGTCTCTACTATCTGTGGATCATCGCGGGAGAGAAAAGGATGCTCCTTATGAATGACGACCCGGATCATGCGTGGCAAAAATGCGAGGAAGCTCTTCTTAAAGAGGTTTTAAGGCGGGAGCCCGTTTAAAAGGCTCCCGCCTTTTTTATCACTTCCATAGCAGGGAAGGCAGCCACATGGCTATAGCTGGAACATAGGTAACGAGCATAAGCGCACCGACCATAGCTACGTAAAACGGGAACATCGCTTTCATGACTTCCTCTATCTTCATCTTCCCCACTACGCATCCTACGAATAAAGTATTTCCCACGGGAGGGGTACACAAGCCTATTCCCAAGTTCATCATCATTATAATCCCAAAGTGCACCGGATCAACGCCAAAACGCGTTACGACGGGTAAAAATATTGGAGTTGTTATAAGAATCAGCGGTGCCATGTCCATTATCATCCCGAGAAGCAAAAGAACCACGTTAATTATAAGGAGAATCACACACTTATTAGAAGAAATGCTCGTTATAGCAGTGGCTATCATATCAGGAACCTTAAGATAAGCCAAGAGCCACCCAAAGGATGAAGCAGAAGCTATGAGGAACATAACTATAGCAGTTGTAGTCACGGTTTCTCTAAGAACCCTCAAAATCCCCCTGAATGTGATCTCCTTATAGACAAATACTGCTATGAAGAAGGCATAAACCACAGCAGCAACCGATGATTCAGTAGCAGTAAACACCCCGCTTAAAACCCCGCCAAGGATTATCACTATGGTGAGAAGGCCCCAAATGGAATCAAGTATTATCCTTATGGCTTCTTTTCCCCTAACACGCGGATTTACAGGATATCCTTTCTTAATAGCTATAATATAGGCCGGAATCATAAGACAAAGCCCTATAAGTATACCTGGTATCGCACCTGCGAGAAACAGCCTTGCTATGGAGACACCTCCAGCAGCAAAGGAATAGATAATAGCGTTATGACTGGGAGGTATCACTAATCCCTCGGTGGAAGAGGTAACTGTAACCGCTATAGAATAATCTCTATCATATCCCTTTCTGACCATTTCAGGAATCATTATAGATCCTATAGAAGCGGTATCCGCAACGGACGATCCAGACATCCCTCCAAAAAGCATGGAAGCAACTATATTTGCAAAGGCGAGCCCTCCCCTTATGTGTCCCACAAACATGTTAGAGACATCCACAAGGCGCCTTGCTATCCCCGATTCAGTCATTAGCTGACCAGCGAGAACGAAAAAAGGTATTGCCATAAGGGAAAAGTTATCGAGAGGATCGCATAGTTTTTGAAGAACGACCATCGGCGGTAAACCAAGATAAAATACCGTGAAAAAGGAAGACAGCGCAAGCGTGAGAGATATGGGAACCCGAAGTAGCAGTAAACCTATGAAGCTACCCAAGAGAATAAATACCGGAGTCATCTTCGTATTTCTCCCCTCCTTAGGAACAAATAGATGAACCTTTCAAGCACGAAAACAAGCATTATAACGCCAGAAACTACAAGCGCAAAGTAAGCATCTGCCGCCTTTAACCCGGTAGCTGGAAGAATCTGGAAACGCGTCAACTCAACTATATCTCTACCATAAAAGATCATGAAGATAGCAAGCATTCCATATAAGGAGATCTCTATGATGACTGGGATAATCGCCTTTTCACCGAAAATCCACTTAGCAAAGACTTCCATAGATATATGAATGGATTTTCTAACGCCCCATGCTGCACCTATCAGAACGAAGTATATCATAACAACGCCTATAAGCTCCTCAGCCCATGTCAGAGGATGATTGAAGAAATATCTCATTACCACTTGAAGGAAGGTAACGCCAACAAGAAAAATGAGCACTATATATAATAGCCCAACTAAAAGCTTATCAAACCAATTAAAAACCCTCATTAAAGACTTTCTATTATTTAGCCATTGCGCGAATCTGCTCTATAAGCTTGGAGTACTTAGCTCCATACTTATCGTAAACTGGCTTAACAGCTTTTATAAACGGTTCCTTCTTCGGATGGAATATCTTACATCCGCTCTCCTTAACTATCTTAAGGGCTATATTCTCATCCTTTATCCAGAGTTTCTTCTGAAGCTCCTGTCCCGCGAATGCAGCCAGCTCAAGTATTTTTCTATCCTCAGGCGAAAGCTTATTCCAAGTGACCTTGCTAACTAAAACTACCTCGGGAACCATAGCGTGCTCATCCAGGGAATAGTACTTAGCAACCTCATAGTGGCTGGTCTCGTAATAGCTCGGAGGATTATTTTCAGCTCCATCAATAACGCCCGTTTGAAGAGCGGTGTAGACCTCCTCAAAAGCCATTGGAACTGGACGTCCGCCCATAGCCCTAACCATATCAATCATGACTGGGCTTTTCTGAACACGGATTTTCAATCCCTTGAGATCAGCCGGAGAAAGAATAGGCTTCTTAACCGTATAGAAGCTCCTCGCGCCGGAGTCCATGTAAGCGACTCCGATGAAGCCAGCAGCTCTGAGATCTTTAAGCATCTTTTGACCTATATCGCTCTCAAGAACCTTCCACATATGCTTCCTGCTCTTAAACATATAGGGTAAAGCGAAAACTGAGATCTTAGGATAAAAAGCGGTAACAGGAGAAATAGAAACGCGATTGATGTCTATAACGCCCATCTGCGTCTGTTCAATGGTTTCTTTTTCCGAGCCAAGAACCGCACCAGGATAAACTTCGATCTTTATCTTGCCGTTGGTCCACTTATTAACCAGTTTCGCCATCAGCTCAAGTCCCTCAACTGTGGAGTAACCCTTCTTATGATCATCTGCAGCTTTGAGAACGATCACATTCCCCTTCTTCTCCATAGCTAAGGCAAAGCTCGAGAATGAAACGGCAACGGCCACTACCAGCAGAACCACCAACATACGTCTCACGATAAACCCCTCCTTCCTTAATTATTTGTTTCCTTTATAAATAAATATACCGTAAGAACGGCCTTCCGTCAAGGGCAGATGGAACTTCCTAAACCCGTTGACTTTTTATCGTTATTATCATAGTATTTACTTGCAAAAACGAAACTTCGGAGGTGCGATAAGATGAGAAAGGTCTACCTCGATCACTCAGCCACTACGCCAATCGATCCAGAAGTTTTCGACGAGATGTTGCCCTTTCTAAAAGAGCACTTTGGTAACCCCAGCAGTCTTCACTCCTGGGGAAGGAAAGCAAGAAAAGCCATAGAAGAAGCAAGAGAATCAGTAGCTAAGCTAATTTCCGCCGATCCCTCAGAAATAATATTCACTGGAGGAGGAAGTGAATCTAACAACCTTGCCATAAAAGGAACAGCACTCGCCCTACAGGGAAAAGGAAAGCATATTATAACATCGTCTGTAGAGCATCACGCCGTACTGGAAGTCTGCGAATGGCTTGAAAAAATAGGTTTTGAAATTACTTACCTGCCCGTCGATGAATATGGAAGAGTCAGCATAGAGGATTTAAAGAATGAAATCAGGCAAGATACCATCCTTGTCTCAATCATGTATGGAAACAACGAGGTAGGAACTCTTCAACCTATAAGAGAAATAGGGAAAATTTGCAGAGAAAGAGGCATCATATTCCATGTAGACGGCGTCCAGGCAGTTGGACATATCCCCGTAAACGTGAGAGAAGATTTCATAGATATGCTAACGATATCAGCACACAAGATGTATGGGCCAAAGGGAGTAGGAGCTCTGTATATAAGGAAAGACATTAAACTTACTCCGCTAATTCACGGTGGCGGACAGGAAAAAGGGCTAAGATCAGGCACGGAAAATGTGGCAGGCATAGTAGGTCTCGGAGCTGCATCAAAGCTCGCCTTAAAGAGACTCTCCAACGGTGATGAAGAAAGGGTAAAAAAACTTAGAGACAAGCTTATCGATGGCGTACTACGCGAAATACCGGATGTCATCCTCACGGGGCACAAGGAAGAGCGCCTCCCCTTCCACACAAGCTTCTGCTTTAAATATATCGAAGGAGAAGCGATAGTACTACGCCTCGACGCAGCTGAAATAGGAGCTTCTACCGGGTCAGCATGCTCCACGGGAAAACCAGAACCAAGCCATGTTCTTATCGCGATGGGGATCCCACGCGAAATAATACATGGTTCTCTCAGACTAACGCTTGGAAAAGATAACAGCGAGAGCGATATAGATTATGCCATTGAAAAGCTAAAAGAAACTGTAGATGACCTGCGAAAAATCTCTCCTTTTGGAAAAAAGAAATAAATAGGAGGTGCGGCTCCGTTGTATACGGAAAAGCTCCTTCAGTTATTTCTAAATCCTAAAAATGTTGGGCGTATAGAAGATGCTGACGGGATTGGAGAAGTCGGAGACCCGGGATGCGGTGATGTAATGAGAATTTACATAAAAGTCAAAGACGAAAGAATCGAGGACATAAAATTTGAAACTTTTGGATGCGCAGCGGCAATTGCCATCTCTTCGATGATAACAGAGATGGTTAAGGGAAAGACCCTTGAAGAAGCTCTTAAAATAACAAACAACGATGTTGCGGATGCTCTTGGAGGCCTGCCACCCCCTAAAATGCACTGCTCTCTATTAGCAGAGCAGGGAATTAAAGCCGCGATAGAAGACTATTTGAATAAGGAGGAAAGAAAAGAGAGAAATCATAAGCGTGGAGGGCAAAGTGGAGATAATTAAAAAGGGGTAAGTCCCAAGAGGGAACAAACTTACCCCTTTTCTTCAAATTTACCTTACTACGTCATATCTCTTCGCTTTCGGATGGAAGCTCAAGCCACTTTTTACCATAAAGGAGCCTTGAAACCAACATGGCTGCATTAGTATCTCCCGTAGCATTAACCATTGTAGCGGGCGCATCAACTATCTGTCCTATCATGGCGATAATGGGAAAGGCTTCGGGGGGGAAACCGTAAACGCTCGTTATGATGAGCGAGGCAGCGTATCCTCCTCCAGGGACACCGGAAAGCGCAACTCCTCCAAGGATAGCAATCAAAATAGCCATGGCAAGCTCATAACCGCCGGAGAAGGGTTTACCAAAAACAGCAAAGAGAAAGGCTATCTTAAGTATCCCACTTAAGCAGGAACCATCCATGTGAATGGTTGCTCCTATAGGTAAAACGAGCTCCCTGACCTCACGAGGAACGCCTATCCTTCTTGCAGCATCCAAGTTAACAGGAAGGGTTGCAACGCTACTACAGGTTCCAAAAGCAGTAATCGCCGGAGGTATAATATTCTTCCACCATCTTCTAAGGCCTTCCATCCCCCCCGCCATATAAGAAGTAATGGAGTACATCACAACCCAATATACAAAAGCTGCTGGGAAGTATATGGCCGCTGCCCGTGCATAAGCCCCCAAAAGCTGAGTTCCAAGCGTCCCGGTAAGAGCAGCAAAATAGGCAAAAATTCCTATAGGTGCGTAAAGCATCACTATCCAGACAAGCTTAAGCATAGCTTCAGAAAGGATATCGAAAACGCGAGCTAAAGACCTCCCTCTTTCTCCAACGAGGTTTATAGCTATACCTAAAAGTATGGCAAAGATTATCATAGGCAGCATGTGAGATTTATCAAATAGTTGATAGAAAGAAGAAACCGTGAAGGTCTTGACCATTCTCGCTGCAAGTGAAAAACTCTTTATTTCCGGAGCTTTGGGAAGCTGAAAGGTTCCAGGCTGAACCGGTGGAAAGATCTTCAAAATAAAAATCATGAATACAGATGCCACGAGACCGAGAACTATAAATATAAATATGGTAGAGCCAAGTATCCTTCCAAGCTTACCTAAACCACCGAGGTTAATTATGGCTGAAACTATAGTAATGAAAACAACAGGTGTTACCACCGTAAACATAAGATTCAGAAAAATATCACCGAAGGGTTTTAGCTTAGATGCGGCGGGACCCATACCGAGACCTACGAGAGTTCCCAAAACCATGGAAAGAATAAGTATGAGCGGAAACCTATACCCCTTAAACAACTTCTCCAGAGACGCCAAGCTGCTCCACCCCCCTTTCAGGATCGGTTAGCGTTTGGCATACCATCTTACATGCAGCTTTGATTGCTTGGTTGTAATAATATCGTCTATCAAAGAAATTGTCAACGAAAATTAAACCTTCTCGAAGGGGTAAAAATAGTGCACATGAAACATAAGATTAAAGATATTCAGACTTTCTTCATAGAACTTTTAGCGCAAAATCAGTGGTTCTGCAAAACGGGATTAACAGTGGTTTGTTATGAAAGCACGATTTCACCAATAAGGGACCATGTTTCCCCTTTCAAAATTCTCACCTTAACGAAGCTCCCTATTAATTCCCTTTTTCCCTTAAATATAACAATTCTATTAGCCCTGGTTCTTCCTTGAAGCATTTCCCCCTTTGGAGCGATTCCATCTACGAGAACTTCAAAAACCCTTCCCTCAAGTTCTTCATGTATACTCTTAGCTATCCGCGCAACTGTTTCATTTAGCCGATTTATTCTTTGCTTCTTTGTGTTTTCATCTACCTGATCTGGAAAAGTAGCAGCTAAGGTACCGGGACGGGGGGAGTAGATAGCAGTATAGACAACATCAAATCCGACTTCCTCAACCAGACTTACGCTCTTCTCGAAATCTTCCTCCGTTTCACCGGGGAATCCAACTATGATATCGCTTGTATAGCTCGCTTCCGGGGAAGGAAAGGAAAGCTTAAGTCTATCTATAAGCCTCAAATAATCTTCTCTTGTATATCCCCTTCCCATTCTCTTAAGTATCTTCGTAGATCCAGATTGGACCGGCAGGTGAAAGTGCTCACAAACCTTACTGCATTCCTCTATAGCCTTTATAAGACCCTCGGTAAGATCTAAGGGATAAGAAGTGGTAAAGCGAACCCATTTTATCCCCTCTATTCTCTCTATTTCTCTCAGAAGATTAGCAAGAGAATATTTAAAGGGAAGATCCTTACCATAAGACTCTACGCTTTGTCCTAAAAGGGTTATCTCCTTATATCCTTGGGACGCAAGCTCCTCTATCTCCTTGAGTATGGAATCGGGATGCCTGCTCCTCTCTCT
The genomic region above belongs to Synergistota bacterium and contains:
- the miaB gene encoding tRNA (N6-isopentenyl adenosine(37)-C2)-methylthiotransferase MiaB, whose amino-acid sequence is MMGFKSFFIRTYGCQMNLADSERIRGVLLDFGLEEANSEENCDFLVLNTCVVRDKSEKKVYGKLGKINRLWRKNGRPLVAVCGCMAQKEGKKLLERFPFVVLVVGPSAIPRLQEAFPRILKGERLLFLDDEKIMETDSLPVARCSSFKAWVPIIYGCDRFCTYCIVPYTRGRERSRHPDSILKEIEELASQGYKEITLLGQSVESYGKDLPFKYSLANLLREIERIEGIKWVRFTTSYPLDLTEGLIKAIEECSKVCEHFHLPVQSGSTKILKRMGRGYTREDYLRLIDRLKLSFPSPEASYTSDIIVGFPGETEEDFEKSVSLVEEVGFDVVYTAIYSPRPGTLAATFPDQVDENTKKQRINRLNETVARIAKSIHEELEGRVFEVLVDGIAPKGEMLQGRTRANRIVIFKGKRELIGSFVKVRILKGETWSLIGEIVLS